Proteins from one Cicer arietinum cultivar CDC Frontier isolate Library 1 chromosome 3, Cicar.CDCFrontier_v2.0, whole genome shotgun sequence genomic window:
- the LOC101510446 gene encoding probable protein phosphatase 2C 33, translating into MGSCFSAESRSPHPTSPSSSSSSSFLRKSKKNSNNKKRIGSSRASSFEYWRNEPLHRIPDRIFLNGSSQFASLFTQQGKKGTNQDAMVVWENFCSREDTIFCGVFDGHGPYGHMVAKKVRDSLPLKLNAHWELNVSGEEVLKEISINTAGSMNSEDTAFISADEESRVSFDAEETEKLPEIFQTLKESFLKAFKVMDRDLKTHQTIDCFCSGTTAVTLIKQGRDLVIGNVGDSRAVLGTRDKDNSLVAVQLTVDLKPNLPAEAERIRKCKGRVFSLQDEPEVARVWLPNNDSPGLAMARAFGDFCLKDFGLISVPEVSYRRLTGKDEFIVLATDGIWDVLSNKEVVDIISAAPRRATAARSLVESAVRAWRYKYPTSKVDDCAVICLFLDSNSQKISTASHSNKSKEHPPPSSGIQVSSNGDNDEGDSGPNALERSGTCREGNDNTHEEDNNDNEEEFKGEEEIDADLAKEWSALEGVSRVNTLLNLPRFVPDKEDKAAAAKKKTK; encoded by the exons ATGGGGTCCTGCTTCTCTGCGGAAAGCAGGAGCCCTCACCCCACTTCGCcctcttcatcatcatcatcatcatttttAAGGAAGAGCAAAAAGAATAGCAACAACAAAAAGAGGATTGGATCATCAAGAGCTTCTTCATTTGAGTATTGGAGGAATGAGCCTCTTCATAGGATTCCTGATAGGATCTTCCTTAATGGTTCTTCTCAATTTGCTTCCTTATTTACTCAACAAGGTAAAAAGGGTACCAACCAAGATGCCATGGTTGTTTGGGAG AACTTTTGTTCTAGAGAAGATACAATTTTCTGTGGAGTTTTTGACGGCCACGGTCCATATGGTCATATGGTTGCAAAAAAAGTGAGGGATTCTCTTCCTCTAAAACTGAATGCACATTGGGAACTTAATGTATCTGGTGAGGAAGTCCTCAAGGAGATTAGCATTAATACTGCAGGAAGCATGAACTCTGAAGATACCGCATTTATATCTGCTGACGAAGAATCCAGGGTTTCCTTTGATGCAGAGGAAACGGAAAAACTCCCTGAAATCTTTCAAACGCTTAAAGAGTCCTTTTTGAAGGCATTCAAAGTTATGGATAGAGATTTGAAGACGCACCAAACCATCGACTGCTTCTGTAGTGGAACAACAGCAGTAACTCTGATTAAGCAG GGTCGTGATCTTGTTATTGGAAACGTTGGTGACTCTAGAGCTGTGCTGGGTACAAGAGATAAAGACAATTCTCTTGTTGCAGTTCAGTTAACTGTGGATTTAAAACCCAATCTTCCAG CCGAAGCAGAGAGAATTCGCAAATGTAAAGGACGTGTTTTTTCTCTTCAGGACGAACCTGAAGTTGCTCGAGTCTGGTTGCCGAACAATGATTCTCCTGGCCTTGCCATGGCAAGGGCATTTGgagatttttgtttgaaagatTTTGGTCTGATATCTGTTCCAGAGGTATCATATAGAAGACTCACTGGGAAGGATGAGTTTATTGTCTTGGCAACAGATGGG ATTTGGGACGTGCTTTCAAACAAGGAAGTGGTAGACATTATATCAGCCGCACCGAGGCGTGCAACAGCAGCCAGATCACTGGTTGAGTCAGCCGTTAGAGCATGGAGATACAAATATCCAACTTCAAAAGTTGACGACTGTGCTGTCATCTGTCTCTTTCTAGACTCAAACTCGCAAAAAATATCGACTGCGTCACATTCCAACAAGTCCAAAGAGCATCCTCCTCCTAGTTCAGGAATTCAAGTCAGCAGCAATGGTGATAATGACGAAGGCGATTCTGGACCAAATGCTCTAGAAAGATCAGGAACATGCAGAGAAGGCAATGATAACACACATGAAGAAGATAACAACGACAACGAGGAAGAGTTCAAGGGAGAGGAAGAGATAGATGCTGATTTGGCAAAAGAGTGGTCTGCACTTGAAGGAGTATCACGTGTCAACACATTATTAAACCTTCCAAGATTTGTTCCTGACAAAGAAGACAAAGCAGCTGCagccaaaaaaaaaacaaaatga